From Cinclus cinclus chromosome 2, bCinCin1.1, whole genome shotgun sequence, one genomic window encodes:
- the LOC134055533 gene encoding OX-2 membrane glycoprotein-like, whose product MTLQILVLCLAYSGLGKENVVPQAGHTEVRMGDNVTLSCVLTEPMDVVQVTWQKDSEGLNANIATYSEANGLKIHEPYKDRMNFTSLELNKTSITFWDTRMDDSGCYKCLFNVYPLGSFSGNTCLSVFGLNASVYHNISENHLIAVCDAHGLPEPTITWNKLFNSTPTEKTVKHKNGIVSITSKLEIYNIQSISAQDLTCTVSNTNEAVELPVKIKGEEGSSLLWLVIIAVFLVVIIVLVLIMLFRRKILCRRN is encoded by the exons atgacTTTACAAATTCTGGTTTTATGTTTGGCATACTCTGGgcttggaaaggaaaatg TGGTTCCTCAGGCTGGACACACAGAAGTGAGGATGGGTGACAATGTGACTCTGAGCTGTGTCCTGACAGAACCCATGGATGTTGTGCAAGTGACATGGCAAAAGGACTCAGAAGGATTAAATGCAAATATAGCTACATACAGTGAAGCAAATGGATTAAAGATTCATGAGCCCTATAAAGACAGAATGAATTTCACAAGTTTGGAACTCAATAAGACAAGCATAACTTTTTGGGATACTAGAATGGATGATTCAGGATGTTACAAGTGCCTCTTCAATGTTTACCCTTTGGGCTCCTTCTCAGGAAATACCTGCCTGAGCGTTTTTG GTCTCAATGCATCTGTCTATCAcaacatttctgaaaatcatTTGATAGCCGTCTGTGATGCTCATGGCCTCCCAGAGCCCACCATCACCTGGAACAAACTGTTCAATTCTACTCCTACAGAGAAGACAGTCAAGCACAAAAATGGGATTGTGTCCATCACCAGTAAACTGGAAATCTACAACATTCAGAGCATCAGTGCACAGGATTTGACCTGCACAGTAAGCAACACAAACGAAGCAGTTGAATTGcctgtgaaaataaaaggag aagAGGGATCATCATTGCTTTGGTTGGTGATTATTGCAGTGTTTCTAGTAGTCATCATAGTTCTGGTTCTGATTATGTTGTTCCGGAGGAAGATCCTATGCAGAAGAAATTGA